The Plasmodium sp. gorilla clade G2 genome assembly, chromosome: 5 DNA segment ttgttTATAGGAATAAAGATTATGAAAGTATATCAAACCagaaaatgaataattttgaaatattcatcataaaaattattgatataatacccaaatgttttaaaatatatgctAGTGATTTTACGCTACAtatgaaagaagaaaaaaatgtactttttaataatttaaatatgaaatgtatatttaatcaAGATTTGTTCGCAGAAAATTATGTGAACCATGACGTTATTGAATGGAAAGAAGAAGAGGAAGACGATAATGAAAGGGATTATAAAAGTGATGATAAAAGTGATGATAAAAGTGGCGATAAAAGTGATGTTGTagtgaaaaatataaatactacagaacaaaataaaggaggaaaaaatatgaagaagaaacagaataagaaaaaaaagaaaaaaaaagatatgttgtcttatatgaataataagaaGGTTCCACAGATATATTGGATGCTGAAtcatataaacaatatgtttaatgaaataaagaatatagatacaaatgatgataaagaaaaatataaatttagctgtgaatatattatatcatctaTTAATATTCtgataaacaaatatattgaGTGTAATACTACACTTTATGAGAATTATCTCGAATTTTTGGATTTATTTATAGAACAAAATGCAGGTTATGTTAGTAAGGTTAATAGAGAAAAggttaaaatttatattgaGAAGTATAAGGAGAACAGAACAAATTCTTTTGAGAATTCTTACTGGAAAGATAttgaattttataatatcgatgatttatatttgaaTGATTCTAAGGATGTAGAGTTGGAAGAAAATAagaatgtaatatatataaatggtaAGGAAAAGAATGAAGTTACCAATAGTACTAATTATTATGTTaagcataataataataatttagatGAGAAAAAAGatgattatatttcatataataatattattgatgatacctttaataataatgataatatatcatcaaaggatataatatataatgaccATAATATATTGGACCATATAAACAATACAATAgcaccaaaaaaaaagattactactacaattaataataatagtaatattaattgtaatagtaaaaatatgaatagttCTAATGTAACTTATGATTATTGTATTTTGGACGTTGGAGGAGGCAAAGGAGATTTAGGTATATACATTTCTTTAGCTTTTCCAAATGtattagtaataatattagatattaatataaattctttatttaGTTGTTTTGTGAAATTATAttgtaataaaattaaaaacgtattaataataaatgaatccATATTAAATTtcgattttaaaaaatataaaattaatatggtAGTAGGATTGCACTGTTGTGGAGGCTTAACTGATTATACGATAAAAAAGTGTATGGATGAAAGAAtaccttttttaatatgttcatgttgttatacaaaatataaagacttaaggaaacatatatttgattttaaaaatgatataataataaatgaaatgaataattatatatataataaggataattatcattatatgaattatattagTAGTAGTATTTTTACGGAAagtaatatatgtaatataaataagtcTAACGACAAAACATGTCACAATGAAAATCTTAATAATATggttaatttaaaaaagattGATTGTTTATATGAACAAGAATATGATGGTGATGATAATTTAATACAAAATGGACATgctataaaaaattatgataataataaatcacatgaaaatgataaaaatgatataatatctaTTTATTGTGATaaagatgaatataatattaatagtgaacatataaaaaataattgtgGAGTTATAAGTAATGAAaccaaaaaatatgataaatatgaaaaaaaaattttaagaaGAACTATACCgaatatatattcctttatgAATTTATTATCTAAATTGTGTGAGAGTGAAAATGTAGCTATTTCCTATAAATGTAtgcatttttataataatttaaggTTTAAAATTTTACAAGCATTGtttaataaatcaaaaaaaggtgatgaaaatgataaaactGTGAATGTATATGCAAAAGAGGGTATAAACTTATCTTTGCATTCATTTCCAGTTTCATATTCTCCAAAAAATATTGTACTTAAaggatattttatatgaaaagaaaaaatacaaaaaaaaagaaaaaatatatacatatataatatatatatataaagtaatGAATCAAATATTATTGGGTTGACAAAAGAAGTATGCGGAAGaaaattgttttattattaatcaaAAGTAAAATTCCTTTTTTGAAGTTCCTTTTTAACATTATGTAATtcctgaaaaaaaaaatatatatatatatgtatatattttaagaatcatttgaataaattatatgtatatattaaattatttatatgtagaaACAAtacgtattttttttttttttttttttttttttttttttttgtcttacTTTTAATAATTGTTCGTGACCATTTGGAATGTTATTAAAGTTGTATAAACTTATTGATATTGATATGACTGCATAGAGACCTAAGGCACTTACAAGATATAAGGGTATCTATAaaataagatataaataaaagtacaatttattatctattgaatatatatatatatatatatatatatatatattaattcatatattattctaattattttattttatttttttcatacaaGTATCCATTTCATTAAAGcatttgattttttataCTTGTCAAATTTATATATCCATAAAATTGTTGATAGGATAAAAATTAAGACGATAACCTTTCCTCTGGTTATCATATTGTAATGT contains these protein-coding regions:
- a CDS encoding dolichol-phosphate mannosyltransferase subunit 3, putative, with the protein product MITRGKVIVLIFILSTILWIYKFDKYKKSNALMKWILIPLYLVSALGLYAVISISISLYNFNNIPNGHEQLLKELHNVKKELQKRNFTFD